CGCGCAGGCGTCGGGCGATCTCGAGCAGCCGTCGTTCGCGTTCGGGGTCGCGCATGGGAGTCGCCCTCCACTCCTCCTCAACGCACCGGAGTCGTGGACCCAACCACCTTCGAAGATCGGGGAGTTGGAGCCGGGACCTCGATTCCGTCGAACGATGCGCGTGAAACCGACGGTCGAGGTCCCGGCCCCGGGGGGTGGGGAGACTGGATCACCGGGGCCACGCTGGGTCGCTCCGGCTTCGGTTGGGAAAACGACGCGGACCGTCCGAACCCAACACACCGTCGATCAGTCGGCGCGCCCCATCTCCCGGGCGAGCCTCACGAGCGCGCGGTGAACGGCCATCTGGGCGGCCTCTTCCGTCGGCTTCTCGAGAACCCGCGCGACCTCGCGGAAGGGCAGGCGAAGCTCCACCCGCGCGAAGATCGCCGCGCGATCCTCTTCGCGCAGGCGGCCGAGCGCCGCCTCGTAGGCATCCAGCAGCTCCTGGGCCTCGGCCTCCTCGTGGGGGGACGGGTCCCCGTGAGGCTCCCGGCTGTCGAGCGTGACCGGCTCGCCGCGGCGCTTCGCCTTGCGGATCTCGTCCCGGATCCGGTGAAGCACGGCCTGGCGCAGGTACGCCTGGAGCGCGCCGTCGCCGCGCGCCTCGAACTCCCCCAGGGCGTGCATCGACTTGACGAGGACGTCCTGGACCATGTCCTCCGTGTCGACCGCGCCGCGTGCCCAGCGTGGGAGGCGTCCTCGCGCCCAGCGCGCGAGCGCGGGCCGGTGACGATCGAGCAGCTGCGCCAGCGCGCCCCGGTCGCCGTCGCGGACGCGCAGGAGGAGCGCGACGGAGGTGTCCCAGGTCT
The Candidatus Polarisedimenticolaceae bacterium genome window above contains:
- a CDS encoding sigma-70 family RNA polymerase sigma factor, whose translation is TWDTSVALLLRVRDGDRGALAQLLDRHRPALARWARGRLPRWARGAVDTEDMVQDVLVKSMHALGEFEARGDGALQAYLRQAVLHRIRDEIRKAKRRGEPVTLDSREPHGDPSPHEEAEAQELLDAYEAALGRLREEDRAAIFARVELRLPFREVARVLEKPTEEAAQMAVHRALVRLAREMGRAD